GCACCATCCACTCTTCGTAATAATAAAATGACACTTTGCTTCATTGTAGCGAAAGTCACCCCTCAGAACAAGGGCGAGATCGCCAGATCCCAGGAATGGGCGTCTAAACCGCCTTTTTCAACAATTCTTTTCCACTCGCAGAAATATTCCCCAGGTTGTCTACATATACATGCTGTAGATGCTTGTTAGGCGGGGTGAATCTATTGAGTGTTCTATTCAAAAACCGCAAGGTACAATGGTTCGTTGTCATGCTCCTTGCAGCAGGCGCTGTCTTGCTGTCTGAAACTTTGCTCCCATCTGCAAGTAGACTGGCGGTTCCGGTCGTCTCCAAAGAAGAACCGTCTGCTCCGGCGCCGGACATGCAGCCTGCTGATCGCGGCAAACCATTGGATAATCAAACAACGGCGCCACTTAGTTACCGCATTGCGGAGTATCACATGAACGTTGCCTATACACCGGAATCAAGACAGCTCCAGGGGCAACAAACGCTAACATGGGAAAACCCGGGATCCGTTCCTGTACAAGAGCTTTACCTTCATCTGTATCCGAATGCCTTCGCGTCCAAGAAAACGACATTCATGCGCGAATCCGGCGGGAAGCTGCGACAAGATGAAGCCCGGACAGGCACCAGCGGCAGTATGGACTTGCTATCCGTTAAAACCGTGGATGGCGAAGATCTTAGTCCCCGAATGACGTTCGTTCAACCGGACGACGGCAATAAAGACGATCATACGCTGCTCAAAATTCCGCTGCCGAAACCGGTAGGTGCCGGTGAACAAGTGACGATCAAAACGGAATTCCTCGTCAAGCTGCCTGCTGTTTTCGCCAGAATGGGCTATGTCGATGATTTCGTAATGGCAGGGCAATGGTTCCCTAAGGTTGCTGCCTATGAACGGGCAGGAACAAGGGGGCGCACGGAACCTGGCTGGAATCTCCATCAATACCATGGCAATTCTGAGTTTTATGCCGATTTCGGCTTGTACGACGTGAAAATCCAAGTGCCGTCGAACTATACGGTAGCGGCGACCGGATTCCCTGTTAAACCGGCAGTGACGGATAAAGGCATGAAAACGTATCAGTTCTACGCGGATGATGTGCATGATTTTGCCTGGTCCGCTTCGCCGCATTTCGTTTATGTGGAAGAGCCCTTCTCGACGCCGCAAATTCCCGGCGTGAAGATTAAGCTGTACCTCGATCCCAACCATCAGGATTTGAAAGACCGCTATATGAATGCAGCGAAAAAAGCCCTTTCCCGCTACAGCCAATGGTACGGAACGTATCCGTACTCAACGCTGTCAGTCGTGGTGCCTCCCCCGGGCGGCAATGGCGCTGGCGGCATGGAGTACCCTACGCTCGTCACCGCGTGGGGAGCCGACGACAAAACACCTGATCTGGAACTGGAACGCGTCGTTGTTCACGAGATCGGCCATCAGTACTTTTACGGACTTGTCGCCAGCAATGAATTCGAGGAAGCTTGGCTGGATGAAGGCTTTACCTCCTATGCGGAGGACAAGGTCATGGAAATGGATTATGGGGTTTCCCCTAATCTGGCGGTCGAGTCCAGCTATATTACTTCCCCTAATACATTGAATCAGAATGCATGGGCCTACACCGGACATGATCAGTATGCGGAAAATGTGTATACACGAGGGAAACTTGTGCTGAAAGCTATTGAGAAACAAGTCGGTACGAAGACAATGGACCGCATCATGCGCACCTACTTCCAGAAATGGGAGTTCAAACACCCTTCGACGAAGGATTTTCAAAATGTCGTTGAGGACGTGACCAAAACCAAATGGGATGATTTCTTCAATGAATATGTGTATGGCGCGATGATGATGGATTACTCCGTGGAGAGTATCCAAGTGAAAGCCAGCGGAATGAAAGAGAAGCCCTCCTATGACAGCACGATTGTCATTTCGAAGAAAGGCGGCAATTCACCGGAGGTTCCTATCCACTTCCATTTCGCTGACGGCACCTCGCTCGACAAAACGTGGGATGGCAAGGAAAGCCGGATTGAATTCAAATTAACCCACACGGCACCTGTAGATTGGGTTCGCATTGATCCTAAGTATTCACTCATTCTAGAAAACAAGCACATCAACAATTATCTGCAAACAGAAGTGAATCCGAAGTGGAAAATCCGTTGGAATCTCGGCATCATTCAATTCTTGCAAGCCATTTTCGGCTGGGTTTCCTGGTAAAGCATAACCCTTAAGGAGGGACCTCCATGACATCCTATCTCAAATCCGGCTTAAGGGCAGCTTTCGCGCAGCCTTTCGCCACGATCATCTTGTTCGTGTATCAAATGGGCTGGAGCATTCTGCTCTATAAGCTGGTGCAGGGGGTGCTTGTCCCTCTTATGCACCGCTTTCCAGGCGGTGAGCAGCCCAAAGAAGCGCTGCAGGTGTTCCTGGCTGAAAGCCAGTTTCAGCTCATGAAAACTGATCTGAGCCATTCCTATCTCTGGTGGCTCGGAGCTCTGCTGGCGCTGCGCATGCTGCTCACGCCGGTGCTCAGCAGCGGCGTGTATTACTCGCTCACGCATTCTGAACAAAATGCCGGCTATCGCTTCTTCCGAGGCATCAAGGTGCTGACGCTCCCTTTCCTCCTTGCGTATATCGCGCGAATTGCACTTACCTTGCTGCCGCTCATTTGGCTGCTGCCCAAAGCGCAAACAACCTTGGCGCACAGCACCTCTTATGAGCAGGCTGCCCTGCAGTTGCTGCCATGGTTCATCGGCATGCTGGTCTATGGATTTCTCTTGCATCTGCTCTTCATGTATGTGCAATTCGCGCTTGCCGGCCATCTGGGTGTTCTCTCCACCGTCATTACCTTTATTCGCTATTCGTTTCCTATTGTCGGACTGGCGCTCCTTCTTTTGCTTAGCTCGGGACTATTGGCAGGGCTCACGATTACGGCTACTTACCTATGGGCAGGTCTGGTAGCGCTAATCATTTATCAGCTATTCCCACTTTTCCACATATTCCTGCAAATTTGGGCGATCACGTCACAATTCAAACTGCTTTCCGCTAAATTGAACGGTTAAAATCAACAAAAAAAGCTTATACTGACTTAAATTTCCTCATTCCTCAGCGAATGGGGATTTTTTTGTCTGTTTAGCTGTGTTTTCCACACTTTTTCAAAAGAAAGCGTTCATAAAAAGAGGAATTTAGATCTTTATGACGAATTACAAGGACTAGCATCAAAAAAACCAAATATTTCATGCCGAATTCTCCATTTCATGGGGAAACGGGGGAACCACTACCCGGGTGAATTGATCTTGCAAGACAGGGATCATAGGGAACCTTCAACCGAACCCTCCAGCTAACCTCGTAGGCACCGGAAGGAGACAAGCAGTTGAAAAAGATTGTTGCTCTTGTTTTTAGTCTTGTTTTGTTTTTGAGTGTAGCTTTAGGAAGTGTATCAGCGTCACAATCTAAGTTGGATGAAACGGTTGACGGATTGCTCGGTGTTCCGTACAGAGATGCGGGAACGACAACAAAGGGCTTTGATTGCTCTGGATTCACCGCATACGTTTTCGACCAGTTCGGCATTGACCTTCCTCATAGTTCATCTTCTCAAAATACAGAAGGCTATTGGGTTGACAAAAGTGATCTTCGCAAAGGTGATCTTGTGTTCTTCAACACAGGTGGCAAAGGTGTTTCTCACGTAGGTATCTACCTTGGAAACGGTGAATTCATTCATTCCGCATCCAATGAAGGTATTGTGAAAAACAAACTAAGCGAATCCTATTATGCGAAACGGTATGTATCCGCCAGACGCGTTCTGTGGGATGATATCTACAATCAGCTGACTGCTGAATCCAAGTAATTTTCCTGCAATACTATGAATAAAGCCTGGACAAGCCTCAGCTCGAAAGAGCCGCTTTCCAGGCTTTTATTCTGTCGGGAGGCCTAGTCTATAATGAAATTATTCCTACATCGGAAGGATTTGCGGGTAGATGATCTGGCTGCATTCAACTACTTGTTGAGCAGTGGCGGACCTAGTCTGCATATGCTTATTCTCGATCCGTTTTTACTGCGCCATTCTAGACATGAAGCCCATAGCGGCAAGCAATTTCTGCGGTATGTGAGACGGTTGATGAACCTTTATAAGCAATATGGTAAAACGATCTATGTGGTGTACGGAGAGCCGGAAGTTGTTCTTGAACAAGTGCTGCACAACGCACCGATAGATGAGGTTATCGTACATAGGGATTTCACGCCTTATTCCAAAACACGCGATCGGAAGCTTCGTGAAGCCGCTCGAGCACGAGGTGTACCGTTCACGGAATTCGTTGATCACACCTTGGCGGATTTAGCCGATTTCCAGATTTCCTCTGGCAAAAGCGGTCCTTACAAAGTTTATACCCCCTTTTATAAAAAGCTAAACACCTACTTGCAAACTTTCTATCGTCCTTCTTCGCCGCTTCATCTGGGTGATTTGTCGACGGTGGATCTCGCCCAGTTGGAGGGCAGCCAACGCTTATTGGAGCTCTTCCAAAGCTGGGTTCCCCCTTTCTCTCTCGAAGATTATTTCCCTGCTGAAAATCCTATAGAATCACTGGAAGATTTCCTGACGGACCATCTCCCCTTCTATGCGGCACGCCGCGACTATTACGCTTATGATGGCACAAGCTCACTTAGTGCCGCGATTAATGCAGGCGCCATCTCGATCCGCAAGGTGTACGAGGCAGTCATGGAGCAGGAACATTCGGCCGCGTGGGTGCGCCAACTGGTGTGGCGGGATTTCTATTTGTATCAATCTATCTACGATGAGAACTTTTTCAGCTATGAGAAGACGTTTGACTTCACCAACCTGAGTGATCGGCATTTCGAGGCTTGGCGCAAAGCTGAAACCGGCGTGCCCATCATTGATGCAGCGATGACAGAGCTCAATGATACCGGCCGCATGCCCAATCGGCTGCGAATGATTACAGCCATGTTCCTCACGAAGAACTTGCTGTGTCCATTTACGCTGGGCGAGCAGTATTTCCGCTACAAACTCAGTGATTACGACAATACCCTTAACCGCGGCGGGTGGTTATGGTGCGCCTCTTTGGGCTTCGATGCGTCGCCCTATTTCCGCATTATGAATCCCGTGACGCAATCGATCACCTATGATCCGAGCGGCCAATACCTGCGCAGATGGCTGCCGCAGATGACCGGACTAAGCGACAAGCAGATTCATCAGCCTCAAGCCCATGCCATCGTTGATCTGAAGCAGTCCAGAGCAGCCGCGATCGAGGTTTACAAACATATTTTGAAAAGCAAACCTACCGTTGAGTTCGGTAATTCTGAGGAAGATTAGCGGCTCCCAGAACTGCAACTTGACATCACATGTAAGCCATTCTATAATAACGGCATGTCGTTTTCTAGGGTTCCGCGGCGTTCACCCGCCGGTCTGGTCCAAGAGAAAACACGCAGCGAATACGCTGTGGTCACGGAGGGAGAAAAGCCCGGGAGTCTTATCGCGATGCGATAGCTTCCGGGCTTTTCTCTGTCTGATTATTTTATCTAAAGGAGTGGTGTAGCATGGCTTGGTTATATCTCGTTATTGCAGGTGTTTTTGAGGTGGTTTGGGCCATCTCGCTGAAGTTTTCCAACGGTTTTACACGTTTGGTCCCTTCTGCTATTACCTTGGCTGGGATGGTCGTTAGCTTCTACTTTCTGGCTGCTGCAACCAAAACCCTTCCGATCGGCACCGCCTATGCGGCTTGGACCGGAATTGGCGCTGTCGGCGCCATTATCATTGGCACACTGTTTCTCGATGAACCGATCAGCCTCACCCGAATTTTGTTCATGATCCTTATTTTGGTCGGTGTTCTCGGCCTTAAATTTACTTCTGGTCATTAAGTTCCTGCCCAACGCTAATCGCCGCGACCAGACACACATCATTATCGGCCGGCTTTGAAATTTAGGCAGCTATTTTTATGAATCTATCAGCTAGTAACCTTCGCAAATCTTTCTATCAAACATAGAATACCATGCAAGTAAATTCATAGTTTGATAGGAGATGGGTACATGATTAGAAAGCCACGTATTGCAGGAAAACAAACCACAATCTTTCGACTCCCAAAAAGTGCAGGTATGCCCAAAGCAAAAGCCTTGCTGCTGTATCACGCGCGAGTCAAGAAACACAGCCAATTAGGAGCAGGCCGTCTTGTTGCTCAACGCACCGTTTCTATTGGAACTGATACTTCCTGGTTCAACGCCCAGATCATAGCTCGCAACCCTGCATGGGTGGATGTTCCCGGGGCCAACTATGTATGGTACTCTGGCAACCTGAGCAATGAAACCGCCATCGTCTCAACACGCTTCTCGATTTCACAGCGCAGAAACATTCTCGCCGCTTCCCTGTTCCTTTCTGTCGACAACTACGCCACTGTCATCATCAATGGTGTTCCGCTCGTGTATGACGCACCTCAGAATACGCCAGCTTTCTATAATACCGGACGCAGCTTCAATATCCGTCAGTTCCTCCGCCGGGGCCGTAATGACATCGTTATTATCGCCTTTAATGCGAACGGACAGCGGACTGTAGATAATCCTGCCGGAGTAGCCGCAAGACTCGATATTCGACTTAGCTCTTTATTGTAAATGTGACGTCAGAGGCTTGATCGCAATATGCTGAAGGTTCTTCTTTCTTAATGGACTTAATATAAGAAATAACCAAATCGATAAAACCACTTGCTGCCTGTCCCAAATATTTATCTTTATGATAAACAATTCCTACTTCTCGGATGAGCGTTGGGTTTACGATTGGAATGATGAGTAAATCCTCATATTGATACATCTCGATTAGTGTTTTAGAAAGAATAGTGGCCCCTATCCCGGACCTGACTAGATTAAACAAAGAATCGATCGTTGTTGTTTCAATAAATGGCTTTATTTCTAGACCTGCATTTCGACAGGTAGAGTCAATCAGTTGCCGGCATCGGTGCGTTTCAGGAAACATCACAATCGGCGTTGTAACTAATTCCTCTAATTGAATTTGAGCATAGCTGGCCAAAGGATGGTTGGCGGTAGTCACGAAAAAGAAGGCCTCTCTATAGAGAGGCTTAACCGTCAGCTTATCATCTTCTACAGGTAAAATGGAAAAAGCAAAGTCCAGTTCATTTTGCAGAACACGCTCAACAATATCTTCATTCGTAATCAACTTTATGCGTATATTTGGAAAATTGCGATGATAATCGATTAACAGTGATGAAGCGAGTTCATTCAATTCTCCCGGCAAGGCGCCAATAGATAAGGTGCCGCGTTCAACTTTTTGCAGTTCTTGAATTTGCTCGCGTGCACTCGTCAAAGATTTTATAGCTTTATGGGATTGTTGGTACAAAATCATACCTGCTTCTGTAATCATCGTCTTTTTACCGATTCGATCAAACAAGCGAACACCAAGTTCGTTCTCCAGTGCCTTTATTTGATGACTTAACGTAGGCTGTGTAATACCAAGCTTATCTGCGGCTCGAGTAAAATGGAGTTCTTCACAGGTCGTCATGAAATATTCTAGCTGCCTTAGTTC
Above is a genomic segment from Paenibacillus sp. HWE-109 containing:
- a CDS encoding M1 family metallopeptidase; the encoded protein is MLLAAGAVLLSETLLPSASRLAVPVVSKEEPSAPAPDMQPADRGKPLDNQTTAPLSYRIAEYHMNVAYTPESRQLQGQQTLTWENPGSVPVQELYLHLYPNAFASKKTTFMRESGGKLRQDEARTGTSGSMDLLSVKTVDGEDLSPRMTFVQPDDGNKDDHTLLKIPLPKPVGAGEQVTIKTEFLVKLPAVFARMGYVDDFVMAGQWFPKVAAYERAGTRGRTEPGWNLHQYHGNSEFYADFGLYDVKIQVPSNYTVAATGFPVKPAVTDKGMKTYQFYADDVHDFAWSASPHFVYVEEPFSTPQIPGVKIKLYLDPNHQDLKDRYMNAAKKALSRYSQWYGTYPYSTLSVVVPPPGGNGAGGMEYPTLVTAWGADDKTPDLELERVVVHEIGHQYFYGLVASNEFEEAWLDEGFTSYAEDKVMEMDYGVSPNLAVESSYITSPNTLNQNAWAYTGHDQYAENVYTRGKLVLKAIEKQVGTKTMDRIMRTYFQKWEFKHPSTKDFQNVVEDVTKTKWDDFFNEYVYGAMMMDYSVESIQVKASGMKEKPSYDSTIVISKKGGNSPEVPIHFHFADGTSLDKTWDGKESRIEFKLTHTAPVDWVRIDPKYSLILENKHINNYLQTEVNPKWKIRWNLGIIQFLQAIFGWVSW
- a CDS encoding C40 family peptidase, translated to MKKIVALVFSLVLFLSVALGSVSASQSKLDETVDGLLGVPYRDAGTTTKGFDCSGFTAYVFDQFGIDLPHSSSSQNTEGYWVDKSDLRKGDLVFFNTGGKGVSHVGIYLGNGEFIHSASNEGIVKNKLSESYYAKRYVSARRVLWDDIYNQLTAESK
- a CDS encoding cryptochrome/photolyase family protein; the protein is MKLFLHRKDLRVDDLAAFNYLLSSGGPSLHMLILDPFLLRHSRHEAHSGKQFLRYVRRLMNLYKQYGKTIYVVYGEPEVVLEQVLHNAPIDEVIVHRDFTPYSKTRDRKLREAARARGVPFTEFVDHTLADLADFQISSGKSGPYKVYTPFYKKLNTYLQTFYRPSSPLHLGDLSTVDLAQLEGSQRLLELFQSWVPPFSLEDYFPAENPIESLEDFLTDHLPFYAARRDYYAYDGTSSLSAAINAGAISIRKVYEAVMEQEHSAAWVRQLVWRDFYLYQSIYDENFFSYEKTFDFTNLSDRHFEAWRKAETGVPIIDAAMTELNDTGRMPNRLRMITAMFLTKNLLCPFTLGEQYFRYKLSDYDNTLNRGGWLWCASLGFDASPYFRIMNPVTQSITYDPSGQYLRRWLPQMTGLSDKQIHQPQAHAIVDLKQSRAAAIEVYKHILKSKPTVEFGNSEED
- the sugE gene encoding quaternary ammonium compound efflux SMR transporter SugE, with amino-acid sequence MAWLYLVIAGVFEVVWAISLKFSNGFTRLVPSAITLAGMVVSFYFLAAATKTLPIGTAYAAWTGIGAVGAIIIGTLFLDEPISLTRILFMILILVGVLGLKFTSGH
- a CDS encoding LysR family transcriptional regulator produces the protein MELRQLEYFMTTCEELHFTRAADKLGITQPTLSHQIKALENELGVRLFDRIGKKTMITEAGMILYQQSHKAIKSLTSAREQIQELQKVERGTLSIGALPGELNELASSLLIDYHRNFPNIRIKLITNEDIVERVLQNELDFAFSILPVEDDKLTVKPLYREAFFFVTTANHPLASYAQIQLEELVTTPIVMFPETHRCRQLIDSTCRNAGLEIKPFIETTTIDSLFNLVRSGIGATILSKTLIEMYQYEDLLIIPIVNPTLIREVGIVYHKDKYLGQAASGFIDLVISYIKSIKKEEPSAYCDQASDVTFTIKS